In Synergistota bacterium, the following proteins share a genomic window:
- the cmr1 gene encoding type III-B CRISPR module RAMP protein Cmr1 produces the protein MHKVSLEVETVTPLFIAGADQRNIGNEGLRPPSLRGLLRWWFRAALGG, from the coding sequence ATGCATAAGGTTTCACTTGAGGTGGAAACGGTAACGCCTCTTTTTATCGCCGGTGCGGATCAGAGGAATATAGGGAATGAGGGATTAAGACCGCCGAGCTTGAGAGGCTTGTTGAGGTGGTGGTTTAGAGCTGCTTTAGGAGG